A single window of Dendropsophus ebraccatus isolate aDenEbr1 chromosome 5, aDenEbr1.pat, whole genome shotgun sequence DNA harbors:
- the SH3D21 gene encoding SH3 domain-containing protein 21 isoform X2, with product MSALGDMLALVDFHGQLDDELTLKAGEVIRNVKKTGEEGWLEGETNGKRGVFPQIFVKEIPSFFLNDNGQRFPRSIRKVNACPQKKKQRWCRAEYAYSPGKPDELELIAGEVLEVLEEIEDGWWLGKKGDLVGAFPSNFVQEISEPPSDKILKKNNKQRPKMMEINFTPTGDNTVKNNDAVNNIKDTTCTGLSTVRIGIAELQIPASQDTTCTGQSTVRIGIAELQIPASQDSSSKPVPTTEFARVMFDYVPALPDELALKKGDVLAVISKESEDEGWWRGELHGKSGLFPDNFVILIPPNSQIKASKPPTRTATVREPAKKDTTVVDLKPPVNRPQSPSANSNASSTGQKAKINNTAIDAKPPANGSESPSANASTSSTGQKATKMETSTVDLKTPANRSQSPGSSSLGQKEPKENKVDSAPKVVHQPGKKAAPPPPIPVKTKPSTGQANKPTTESQTKPAEEKKEKNKETNTSTLDGLKVSSVKLAHPTADRPKMQGKRLPKNKAASSGNESLSNKDEDQVNSHIKSPLSKNTPRFSNSPAQTNTPAAKISTNTTPAFVTTKKSPEPEAVQNIQVEELMEEVKSLKLMMEILKTKHLTDIQEIRSEISQERVKRLALQMEIDNLKKLASS from the exons GAGACATGTTGGCCCTTGTGGACTTCCATGGGCAGCTTGACGATGAATTAACCCTCAAAGCTGGTGAAGTCATAAGAAATGTTAAGAAAACCGGTGAAGAAGGATGGCTGGAGGGAGAAACCAATGGGAAGAGGGGGGTCTTTCCTCAAATATTTGTCAAG GAAATTCCTTCGTTTTTTCTGAACGATAACGGTCAGAGGTTTCCAAGATCCATCAGGAAAGTCAATG CTTGTCCTCAGAAGAAGAAACAGCGTTGGTGTCGGGCAGAGTACGCATACAGCCCCGGTAAGCCGGATGAATTGGAGCTCATTGCCGGAGAAGTTCTGGAAGTTCTAGAAGAG ATTGAAGATGGTTGGTGGCTGGGCAAAAAAGGAGATTTAGTTGGAGCCTTTCCATCCAACTTTGTGCAAGAAATTTCCGAGCCTCCTTCAG AtaagattttaaagaaaaacaataagCAAAGACCAAAAATGATGGAAATAAACTTTACCCCTACCGGAGACAACACG GTGAAAAACAATGATGCAGTGAATAACATCAAAG acaccacgtgcacaggactcagcacagtgaggataggtatagctgaactacagatcccagccagccaag acaccacgtgcacaggacaaAGCACAgtaaggataggtatagctgaactacagatcccagccagccaag ACTCGTCTTCCAAGCCAGTTCCTACCACTGAATTTGCCAGGGTGATGTTTGACTATGTTCCTGCTCTGCCTGATGAGCTAGCCCTGAAGAAGGGGGATGTTCTGGCAGTCATCAGTAAG gaGTCAGAAGACGAGGGCTGGTGGCGAGGAGAACTTCATGGAAAGAGCGGTCTGTTTCCCGATAACTTTGTGATACTGATCCCTCCAAACTCACAAATT AAAGCCAGCAAGCCTCCAACACGAACTGCCACAGTAAGAGAGCCAG CAAAGAAGGACACAACTGTGGTTGACCTCAAACCACCTGTGAACAGACCACAGTCACCCAGTGCCAATTCCAATGCCAGTTCTACAGGGCAGAAAG CAAAAATCAACAATACTGCCATAGACGCCAAACCTCCCGCGAACGGGTCTGAGTCACCCAGTGCCAATGCCAGTACCAGCTCCACAGGACAAAAAG CTACTAAAATGGAGACATCTACCGTGGACCTCAAGACACCTGCAAACAGGTCGCAGTCGCCAGGTTCCAGCTCTTTGGGTCAAAAAG AGCCAAAAGAAAACAAAGTAGACTCTGCTCCCAAGGTGGTCCATCAACCAGGGAAGAAAGCAGCCCCACCTCCACCGATACCAGTCAAGACCAAACCCAGCACCGGCCAAGCCAACAA ACCCACAACTGAGTCCCAGACAAAACCGGCagaagagaagaaggagaagaataaaGAGACAA atacttcAACTCTCGATGGACTCAAAGTTTCATCAGTAAAGTTGGCGCATCCTACAGCAGACAGACCGAAGATGCAAGGGAAACGTCTACCAAAGAATAAGGCTGCCTCCTCGGGG AATGAATCTCTTAGCAATAAAGATGAAGATCAAGTGAATTCCCACATAAAAAGTCCACTCAGTAAG AATACTCCACGGTTTTCTAATTCACCTGCTCAAACAAATACTCCAGCTGCAAAGATCAGCACAAATACCACTCCGGCTTTCGTAACAACCAAAAAGAGTCCTGAGCCCGAGGCGGTACAGAATATTCAGGTGGAGGAACTTATGGAAGAAGTCAAATCACTTAAACTTATGATGGAGATACTTAAAACTAAGCACCT GACAGATATACAAGAAATTAGATCAGAAATCAGTCAGGAGAGAGTGAAGCGCTTAGCACTGCAG
- the SH3D21 gene encoding SH3 domain-containing protein 21 isoform X3 — protein MSALGDMLALVDFHGQLDDELTLKAGEVIRNVKKTGEEGWLEGETNGKRGVFPQIFVKEIPSFFLNDNGQRFPRSIRKVNACPQKKKQRWCRAEYAYSPGKPDELELIAGEVLEVLEEIEDGWWLGKKGDLVGAFPSNFVQEISEPPSDKILKKNNKQRPKMMEINFTPTGDNTVKNNDAVNNIKDTTCTGLSTVRIGIAELQIPASQDTTCTGQSTVRIGIAELQIPASQDSSSKPVPTTEFARVMFDYVPALPDELALKKGDVLAVISKESEDEGWWRGELHGKSGLFPDNFVILIPPNSQIKASKPPTRTATVREPAKKDTTVVDLKPPVNRPQSPSANSNASSTGQKVAKINNTAIDAKPPANGSESPSANASTSSTGQKATKMETSTVDLKTPANRSQSPGSSSLGQKEPKENKVDSAPKVVHQPGKKAAPPPPIPVKTKPSTGQANKPTTESQTKPAEEKKEKNKETNTSTLDGLKVSSVKLAHPTADRPKMQGKRLPKNKAASSGNTPRFSNSPAQTNTPAAKISTNTTPAFVTTKKSPEPEAVQNIQVEELMEEVKSLKLMMEILKTKHLTDIQEIRSEISQERVKRLALQMEIDNLKKLASS, from the exons GAGACATGTTGGCCCTTGTGGACTTCCATGGGCAGCTTGACGATGAATTAACCCTCAAAGCTGGTGAAGTCATAAGAAATGTTAAGAAAACCGGTGAAGAAGGATGGCTGGAGGGAGAAACCAATGGGAAGAGGGGGGTCTTTCCTCAAATATTTGTCAAG GAAATTCCTTCGTTTTTTCTGAACGATAACGGTCAGAGGTTTCCAAGATCCATCAGGAAAGTCAATG CTTGTCCTCAGAAGAAGAAACAGCGTTGGTGTCGGGCAGAGTACGCATACAGCCCCGGTAAGCCGGATGAATTGGAGCTCATTGCCGGAGAAGTTCTGGAAGTTCTAGAAGAG ATTGAAGATGGTTGGTGGCTGGGCAAAAAAGGAGATTTAGTTGGAGCCTTTCCATCCAACTTTGTGCAAGAAATTTCCGAGCCTCCTTCAG AtaagattttaaagaaaaacaataagCAAAGACCAAAAATGATGGAAATAAACTTTACCCCTACCGGAGACAACACG GTGAAAAACAATGATGCAGTGAATAACATCAAAG acaccacgtgcacaggactcagcacagtgaggataggtatagctgaactacagatcccagccagccaag acaccacgtgcacaggacaaAGCACAgtaaggataggtatagctgaactacagatcccagccagccaag ACTCGTCTTCCAAGCCAGTTCCTACCACTGAATTTGCCAGGGTGATGTTTGACTATGTTCCTGCTCTGCCTGATGAGCTAGCCCTGAAGAAGGGGGATGTTCTGGCAGTCATCAGTAAG gaGTCAGAAGACGAGGGCTGGTGGCGAGGAGAACTTCATGGAAAGAGCGGTCTGTTTCCCGATAACTTTGTGATACTGATCCCTCCAAACTCACAAATT AAAGCCAGCAAGCCTCCAACACGAACTGCCACAGTAAGAGAGCCAG CAAAGAAGGACACAACTGTGGTTGACCTCAAACCACCTGTGAACAGACCACAGTCACCCAGTGCCAATTCCAATGCCAGTTCTACAGGGCAGAAAG TAGCAAAAATCAACAATACTGCCATAGACGCCAAACCTCCCGCGAACGGGTCTGAGTCACCCAGTGCCAATGCCAGTACCAGCTCCACAGGACAAAAAG CTACTAAAATGGAGACATCTACCGTGGACCTCAAGACACCTGCAAACAGGTCGCAGTCGCCAGGTTCCAGCTCTTTGGGTCAAAAAG AGCCAAAAGAAAACAAAGTAGACTCTGCTCCCAAGGTGGTCCATCAACCAGGGAAGAAAGCAGCCCCACCTCCACCGATACCAGTCAAGACCAAACCCAGCACCGGCCAAGCCAACAA ACCCACAACTGAGTCCCAGACAAAACCGGCagaagagaagaaggagaagaataaaGAGACAA atacttcAACTCTCGATGGACTCAAAGTTTCATCAGTAAAGTTGGCGCATCCTACAGCAGACAGACCGAAGATGCAAGGGAAACGTCTACCAAAGAATAAGGCTGCCTCCTCGGGG AATACTCCACGGTTTTCTAATTCACCTGCTCAAACAAATACTCCAGCTGCAAAGATCAGCACAAATACCACTCCGGCTTTCGTAACAACCAAAAAGAGTCCTGAGCCCGAGGCGGTACAGAATATTCAGGTGGAGGAACTTATGGAAGAAGTCAAATCACTTAAACTTATGATGGAGATACTTAAAACTAAGCACCT GACAGATATACAAGAAATTAGATCAGAAATCAGTCAGGAGAGAGTGAAGCGCTTAGCACTGCAG
- the SH3D21 gene encoding SH3 domain-containing protein 21 isoform X1, protein MSALGDMLALVDFHGQLDDELTLKAGEVIRNVKKTGEEGWLEGETNGKRGVFPQIFVKEIPSFFLNDNGQRFPRSIRKVNACPQKKKQRWCRAEYAYSPGKPDELELIAGEVLEVLEEIEDGWWLGKKGDLVGAFPSNFVQEISEPPSDKILKKNNKQRPKMMEINFTPTGDNTVKNNDAVNNIKDTTCTGLSTVRIGIAELQIPASQDTTCTGQSTVRIGIAELQIPASQDSSSKPVPTTEFARVMFDYVPALPDELALKKGDVLAVISKESEDEGWWRGELHGKSGLFPDNFVILIPPNSQIKASKPPTRTATVREPAKKDTTVVDLKPPVNRPQSPSANSNASSTGQKVAKINNTAIDAKPPANGSESPSANASTSSTGQKATKMETSTVDLKTPANRSQSPGSSSLGQKEPKENKVDSAPKVVHQPGKKAAPPPPIPVKTKPSTGQANKPTTESQTKPAEEKKEKNKETNTSTLDGLKVSSVKLAHPTADRPKMQGKRLPKNKAASSGNESLSNKDEDQVNSHIKSPLSKNTPRFSNSPAQTNTPAAKISTNTTPAFVTTKKSPEPEAVQNIQVEELMEEVKSLKLMMEILKTKHLTDIQEIRSEISQERVKRLALQMEIDNLKKLASS, encoded by the exons GAGACATGTTGGCCCTTGTGGACTTCCATGGGCAGCTTGACGATGAATTAACCCTCAAAGCTGGTGAAGTCATAAGAAATGTTAAGAAAACCGGTGAAGAAGGATGGCTGGAGGGAGAAACCAATGGGAAGAGGGGGGTCTTTCCTCAAATATTTGTCAAG GAAATTCCTTCGTTTTTTCTGAACGATAACGGTCAGAGGTTTCCAAGATCCATCAGGAAAGTCAATG CTTGTCCTCAGAAGAAGAAACAGCGTTGGTGTCGGGCAGAGTACGCATACAGCCCCGGTAAGCCGGATGAATTGGAGCTCATTGCCGGAGAAGTTCTGGAAGTTCTAGAAGAG ATTGAAGATGGTTGGTGGCTGGGCAAAAAAGGAGATTTAGTTGGAGCCTTTCCATCCAACTTTGTGCAAGAAATTTCCGAGCCTCCTTCAG AtaagattttaaagaaaaacaataagCAAAGACCAAAAATGATGGAAATAAACTTTACCCCTACCGGAGACAACACG GTGAAAAACAATGATGCAGTGAATAACATCAAAG acaccacgtgcacaggactcagcacagtgaggataggtatagctgaactacagatcccagccagccaag acaccacgtgcacaggacaaAGCACAgtaaggataggtatagctgaactacagatcccagccagccaag ACTCGTCTTCCAAGCCAGTTCCTACCACTGAATTTGCCAGGGTGATGTTTGACTATGTTCCTGCTCTGCCTGATGAGCTAGCCCTGAAGAAGGGGGATGTTCTGGCAGTCATCAGTAAG gaGTCAGAAGACGAGGGCTGGTGGCGAGGAGAACTTCATGGAAAGAGCGGTCTGTTTCCCGATAACTTTGTGATACTGATCCCTCCAAACTCACAAATT AAAGCCAGCAAGCCTCCAACACGAACTGCCACAGTAAGAGAGCCAG CAAAGAAGGACACAACTGTGGTTGACCTCAAACCACCTGTGAACAGACCACAGTCACCCAGTGCCAATTCCAATGCCAGTTCTACAGGGCAGAAAG TAGCAAAAATCAACAATACTGCCATAGACGCCAAACCTCCCGCGAACGGGTCTGAGTCACCCAGTGCCAATGCCAGTACCAGCTCCACAGGACAAAAAG CTACTAAAATGGAGACATCTACCGTGGACCTCAAGACACCTGCAAACAGGTCGCAGTCGCCAGGTTCCAGCTCTTTGGGTCAAAAAG AGCCAAAAGAAAACAAAGTAGACTCTGCTCCCAAGGTGGTCCATCAACCAGGGAAGAAAGCAGCCCCACCTCCACCGATACCAGTCAAGACCAAACCCAGCACCGGCCAAGCCAACAA ACCCACAACTGAGTCCCAGACAAAACCGGCagaagagaagaaggagaagaataaaGAGACAA atacttcAACTCTCGATGGACTCAAAGTTTCATCAGTAAAGTTGGCGCATCCTACAGCAGACAGACCGAAGATGCAAGGGAAACGTCTACCAAAGAATAAGGCTGCCTCCTCGGGG AATGAATCTCTTAGCAATAAAGATGAAGATCAAGTGAATTCCCACATAAAAAGTCCACTCAGTAAG AATACTCCACGGTTTTCTAATTCACCTGCTCAAACAAATACTCCAGCTGCAAAGATCAGCACAAATACCACTCCGGCTTTCGTAACAACCAAAAAGAGTCCTGAGCCCGAGGCGGTACAGAATATTCAGGTGGAGGAACTTATGGAAGAAGTCAAATCACTTAAACTTATGATGGAGATACTTAAAACTAAGCACCT GACAGATATACAAGAAATTAGATCAGAAATCAGTCAGGAGAGAGTGAAGCGCTTAGCACTGCAG
- the SH3D21 gene encoding SH3 domain-containing protein 21 isoform X4, giving the protein MSALGDMLALVDFHGQLDDELTLKAGEVIRNVKKTGEEGWLEGETNGKRGVFPQIFVKEIPSFFLNDNGQRFPRSIRKVNACPQKKKQRWCRAEYAYSPGKPDELELIAGEVLEVLEEIEDGWWLGKKGDLVGAFPSNFVQEISEPPSDKILKKNNKQRPKMMEINFTPTGDNTVKNNDAVNNIKDSSSKPVPTTEFARVMFDYVPALPDELALKKGDVLAVISKESEDEGWWRGELHGKSGLFPDNFVILIPPNSQIKASKPPTRTATVREPAKKDTTVVDLKPPVNRPQSPSANSNASSTGQKVAKINNTAIDAKPPANGSESPSANASTSSTGQKATKMETSTVDLKTPANRSQSPGSSSLGQKEPKENKVDSAPKVVHQPGKKAAPPPPIPVKTKPSTGQANKPTTESQTKPAEEKKEKNKETNTSTLDGLKVSSVKLAHPTADRPKMQGKRLPKNKAASSGNESLSNKDEDQVNSHIKSPLSKNTPRFSNSPAQTNTPAAKISTNTTPAFVTTKKSPEPEAVQNIQVEELMEEVKSLKLMMEILKTKHLTDIQEIRSEISQERVKRLALQMEIDNLKKLASS; this is encoded by the exons GAGACATGTTGGCCCTTGTGGACTTCCATGGGCAGCTTGACGATGAATTAACCCTCAAAGCTGGTGAAGTCATAAGAAATGTTAAGAAAACCGGTGAAGAAGGATGGCTGGAGGGAGAAACCAATGGGAAGAGGGGGGTCTTTCCTCAAATATTTGTCAAG GAAATTCCTTCGTTTTTTCTGAACGATAACGGTCAGAGGTTTCCAAGATCCATCAGGAAAGTCAATG CTTGTCCTCAGAAGAAGAAACAGCGTTGGTGTCGGGCAGAGTACGCATACAGCCCCGGTAAGCCGGATGAATTGGAGCTCATTGCCGGAGAAGTTCTGGAAGTTCTAGAAGAG ATTGAAGATGGTTGGTGGCTGGGCAAAAAAGGAGATTTAGTTGGAGCCTTTCCATCCAACTTTGTGCAAGAAATTTCCGAGCCTCCTTCAG AtaagattttaaagaaaaacaataagCAAAGACCAAAAATGATGGAAATAAACTTTACCCCTACCGGAGACAACACG GTGAAAAACAATGATGCAGTGAATAACATCAAAG ACTCGTCTTCCAAGCCAGTTCCTACCACTGAATTTGCCAGGGTGATGTTTGACTATGTTCCTGCTCTGCCTGATGAGCTAGCCCTGAAGAAGGGGGATGTTCTGGCAGTCATCAGTAAG gaGTCAGAAGACGAGGGCTGGTGGCGAGGAGAACTTCATGGAAAGAGCGGTCTGTTTCCCGATAACTTTGTGATACTGATCCCTCCAAACTCACAAATT AAAGCCAGCAAGCCTCCAACACGAACTGCCACAGTAAGAGAGCCAG CAAAGAAGGACACAACTGTGGTTGACCTCAAACCACCTGTGAACAGACCACAGTCACCCAGTGCCAATTCCAATGCCAGTTCTACAGGGCAGAAAG TAGCAAAAATCAACAATACTGCCATAGACGCCAAACCTCCCGCGAACGGGTCTGAGTCACCCAGTGCCAATGCCAGTACCAGCTCCACAGGACAAAAAG CTACTAAAATGGAGACATCTACCGTGGACCTCAAGACACCTGCAAACAGGTCGCAGTCGCCAGGTTCCAGCTCTTTGGGTCAAAAAG AGCCAAAAGAAAACAAAGTAGACTCTGCTCCCAAGGTGGTCCATCAACCAGGGAAGAAAGCAGCCCCACCTCCACCGATACCAGTCAAGACCAAACCCAGCACCGGCCAAGCCAACAA ACCCACAACTGAGTCCCAGACAAAACCGGCagaagagaagaaggagaagaataaaGAGACAA atacttcAACTCTCGATGGACTCAAAGTTTCATCAGTAAAGTTGGCGCATCCTACAGCAGACAGACCGAAGATGCAAGGGAAACGTCTACCAAAGAATAAGGCTGCCTCCTCGGGG AATGAATCTCTTAGCAATAAAGATGAAGATCAAGTGAATTCCCACATAAAAAGTCCACTCAGTAAG AATACTCCACGGTTTTCTAATTCACCTGCTCAAACAAATACTCCAGCTGCAAAGATCAGCACAAATACCACTCCGGCTTTCGTAACAACCAAAAAGAGTCCTGAGCCCGAGGCGGTACAGAATATTCAGGTGGAGGAACTTATGGAAGAAGTCAAATCACTTAAACTTATGATGGAGATACTTAAAACTAAGCACCT GACAGATATACAAGAAATTAGATCAGAAATCAGTCAGGAGAGAGTGAAGCGCTTAGCACTGCAG